The following proteins come from a genomic window of Dreissena polymorpha isolate Duluth1 chromosome 1, UMN_Dpol_1.0, whole genome shotgun sequence:
- the LOC127842120 gene encoding CD82 antigen-like yields MASESEVSASHVRDSGALRKGPDNSLLTFLGNIGVIVLVILNVLSLLLGIGIIVVGNQIDKGIDKNDNITKLLDKVDFGSFTLMQIVDVIIIVIYVIGAVAIVISLSGGLGALLKLRVLLAIYIVFLVLMIFLELAVLGIWIELLRQVHTRLQGLFDDLLKKYTGFDDITFYTVGWDFIFILFNCCGVRPVTATYNDFQALPSEFWASSSRGNDVIPFACCKDVSVENYLNYNNTVCTVQLQDYQTSGCYDIFRDTFTVLGKAAISVVGIIVLIEAVAIFFSIVIIIAVSKKKKLLVV; encoded by the exons ATGGCTTCAGAGTCCGAGGTCTCCGCGAGCCACGTGCGCGACTCCGGGGCGCTGCGGAAAGGACCCGACAACTCCCTCCTCACATTTCTCGGAAACATCGGGGTCATCGTGCTGGTCATCCTGAATGTTCTCTCACTG CTGCTAGGTATCGGGATCATCGTGGTCGGCAACCAGATCGACAAAGGAATCGATAAGAATGACAACATCACCAAGCTTCTCGACAAAGTGGACTTCGGCTCCTTCACGCTCATGCAGATCGTTgacgtcatcatcatcgtcatctacGTCATTGGCGCGGTGGCTATCGTCATATCGCTGTCGGGCGGACTCGGGGCACTGCTGAAACTTCGCGTCCTACTAGCCATA TACATTGTCTTTCTGGTGTTGATGATCTTTCTGGAGCTGGCGGTACTCGGCATCTGGATCGAGTTGCTCAGACAG GTGCACACCAGGCTACAGGGTCTGTTTGACGACTTACTTAAGAAATACACAGGCTTTGATGACATCACATTTTACACCGTCGGATGGGACTTCAtctttatattg TTTAACTGCTGTGGTGTGCGGCCAGTAACGGCGACATATAACGACTTTCAAGCTTTGCCGTCTGAGTTCTGGGCCAGCTCTTCGCGCGGAAATGACGTCATACCATTCGCGTGCTGCAAAGACGTCAGTGTCGAGAATTATCTCAACTACAACAATACAGTCTGCACCGTTCAACTACAGGACTATCAAACATCC GGATGCTATGACATCTTCCGAGATACTTTCACTGTCCTGGGAAAGGCGGCCATTTCAGTTGTGGGCATAATCGTTCTAATAGAG GCGGTAGCCATATTTTTCAGTATAGTCATCATAATCGCTGTCTCCAAAAAGAAGAAACTTTTGGTGGTATAA